Genomic DNA from Ruminococcus sp. OA3:
TACGTCCAATGATTTCATCCTGCACCTCTTTGCCGAGTTCGACAAAGAATGCGGTGTAGCCGGCAACACGGATCAGAAGGTCACGGTGTTCATCCGGGTGTGCCTGGGCAGCCAGAAGTGTCTCTTTGTCGACCACGTTAAACTGTGAATGGTAAATGTCCAGGGTACACTGTGTTTTTAGCATATTCATCATGTTGCGAAGACCGGATTCTCCCTGCAGGATTGCCGGTTCGATCTTCATGTTCAGCTGTGTCCCCTGCGTAAACCGTGCGTGTGGAATGTGGCTGACAGACTTCAGAAGAGCGGTGGGACCGTTTACATCCGTTCCGCCGGTGGCGCCGATTCCGTCTGTCAGAGGTGTTCCCGCGTAATGACCGGAAGGCAGTGCACCGACCCATGCGCCGATCGGGGTGTTGCCGGATACAGGCAGCATACCGGTCGTCATCTTGCCGAATTTGGTATGATATGTTTCAAAGGTATCGGTCACATAAGTAAAAAGTTCGCCTACGCAGAAGTCTGCACGCTCATCGTCATTGCCATACTTGGGGGCATCCATACACATCTGGTGTACGTCTTCGTAGCCTTCAAAATTGGCGTCAAGTGCCTTCAGAAGTTCATCCATGGTGAGCTTTTTCTCGTCATAGATCAGATACTTGACAGCTGCAATGGAGTTGATAATATCAGCCTGCCCTACGGTGATGACACCTCCCCCGCAATTGTATTTTGCGCCGCCTGCCGAATAATCGATCCCCTGACGTATGCAATCGTGGTATCCCAGTGACAGCGCGGGAACGGTACGATAGTTGATACTCAGGTAATCCAGGAGCTGGTTGCCGGATACGACGACATCTACAAAGTAGCGGATATGAGTCTTGATGGCTTCGTAGAATTCCTCAAAGGTTCTGAAGTCTCTGGGATCGCCGGTCTGAACGGAGCACTGTTTGCCGGTGATACGGGATACACCGTTGTTCAGTGCCATCTCTACGATACCGCCCATGTTGATATCCGCCATATCGGTATATTGTTTCATTCTGCCGGACAGGTTCGTCTCCACGCAGCCGCAGGGATTCCAGTCCCACGCTTCGGACAGCGGCACACCCTTGTTCAGCATCATACGGATTCCGGCATCGTCATGATAGATGGCGGGCATAGACAATCCCTCGCGGATCGCTTCGCATCCTTTTCTCAGTAAAGAATCAGGATTCTTGGCGATGTTGTAGCGAATGGAGAGGTTCGGTTCCTTAAAACGGACATCCTGGGTGGCCTGGATGGCTATGTAGGACAGGTCGTTGGTTGCGTCGTTGCCATACTGATCGATTCCGCCGACACATACCTGTACCGTAATGCAGTAACCAGCTGCGAACTGTGCGGTTACTTCGTCCTGGAAAAGGGAAAGTTCTGCGATCTTGATCCACATACAGTCGAACAGCTCCTGAGCCTCGTCCGGTGTGATCCGGCCTGCATCCAGATCAGCTTTGTAGTAAGGCCACAGATACTGATCAATCCGTCCCAGGTTGTAGGAAGATGCATTCTGTTCCATATAAATAGCATATTCATATGACAGCATCGATTGAAGTGCCTCATACAGAGTACGTGCCGGATGCTCCGGTACGCGGCGGTTTACTTCGGCAATTTTCAAAAGTTCGGCCCTTCGCTTTTCATCTTTGCACTCTGCAGCCATCTGCTCCGCCAGATCTGCGTGGCGGTTTGCCAGCGCGATGATCGCATCAGCGGCAATGATCTCGGATTTATAGAAGAACATTTTTTCCAGATCACCCACGTGAGAATCATCCAGCTGTGCCAGGGCTTCCTCGGCTTCCTTTTTGATTCCTCCAACTCCCCTGGACAGGATCATTGGCCAGTCCGGGGTCGTCTCACCGTAGCCGCGAACAGCCTTCCGGTCGATATAGATCATGCCGTTATCACGCATGGTACGCATATCTTCCGGGGCGAGCCTTTGCCAGCGGTCTAAAAGACATTTGTTTTTCCAATAGTCGGAAACCTCTTCTGTGAAGACTTTTTTGCCTTCTTCGCTTAAAAAGAAGGGGTCAAATTTACGGTTGCTGATGGTATCAAGCTCCCGGTCCAGGATGGAACAGGAACTGTCTGCACAGAGGATACCGGCACGCGGTTTGAATGCCGCGCCGCCCACCAGCAGCTCATTGTCCTGAATAAAAATATTTTTCTTCAGGCACTGATGCCGAAATCCGGTCGCTTTCTGGATGATCCAGGGTTCGCCTTCGCTCTCCTTGAAGCCTTCGGTGAGATATTTGGCGTTGTAAACATCCATGTCCACGCGTGTGTCAAGATACTGTTTCCTTAAAGCTTCAATTCTGGAAATATAAGCTTTTTCCATGTGCTACCTCCTAAAAAGAGTGAAAAAATTGTGATCAGGTATATCTTGCACGATATGCAAATATTAGTTGCCTAAAATATAATTTTATTATACAATAATGCTGAGACAAATGCAATGCCCTTGCCCTTTTAAAACAGAGGAATTTAGATAGGATACCGGGATAAAACAGGCAAATAATCCAGTAAATATGCGGTATTTTGTATGGGCGTTGAAAGGCTGCCGGATGCTTGCCGGGACGATCACGGCGCTTGCGGGAGTGTGGTTGAC
This window encodes:
- a CDS encoding formate C-acetyltransferase/glycerol dehydratase family glycyl radical enzyme; the encoded protein is MEKAYISRIEALRKQYLDTRVDMDVYNAKYLTEGFKESEGEPWIIQKATGFRHQCLKKNIFIQDNELLVGGAAFKPRAGILCADSSCSILDRELDTISNRKFDPFFLSEEGKKVFTEEVSDYWKNKCLLDRWQRLAPEDMRTMRDNGMIYIDRKAVRGYGETTPDWPMILSRGVGGIKKEAEEALAQLDDSHVGDLEKMFFYKSEIIAADAIIALANRHADLAEQMAAECKDEKRRAELLKIAEVNRRVPEHPARTLYEALQSMLSYEYAIYMEQNASSYNLGRIDQYLWPYYKADLDAGRITPDEAQELFDCMWIKIAELSLFQDEVTAQFAAGYCITVQVCVGGIDQYGNDATNDLSYIAIQATQDVRFKEPNLSIRYNIAKNPDSLLRKGCEAIREGLSMPAIYHDDAGIRMMLNKGVPLSEAWDWNPCGCVETNLSGRMKQYTDMADINMGGIVEMALNNGVSRITGKQCSVQTGDPRDFRTFEEFYEAIKTHIRYFVDVVVSGNQLLDYLSINYRTVPALSLGYHDCIRQGIDYSAGGAKYNCGGGVITVGQADIINSIAAVKYLIYDEKKLTMDELLKALDANFEGYEDVHQMCMDAPKYGNDDERADFCVGELFTYVTDTFETYHTKFGKMTTGMLPVSGNTPIGAWVGALPSGHYAGTPLTDGIGATGGTDVNGPTALLKSVSHIPHARFTQGTQLNMKIEPAILQGESGLRNMMNMLKTQCTLDIYHSQFNVVDKETLLAAQAHPDEHRDLLIRVAGYTAFFVELGKEVQDEIIGRTEISSFGGCGCR